The Haloarcula sp. CBA1127 genomic interval CTCTCGACGGGATGCGCTCGTGGGTGGCCGATGCGGATGCGGTGGCAAGCACCGCCCGCGCGGCGACGAACCATCTCGCACTCGCCGAGTCCTGGGGCGTCTTCGAGCCTTCGGGTATCGAGACTGAGACGCTGTGCAGCGATTGCCTGACCGTGCTCGACGTGTCGGGGCTCGATTCGCGGCCAGCCGGTGCGGTTCTCGCCGCTGTCGCGACTGCGCTGTACGACGCTCGGATGACTGACCGGACGGACCGACTGCCGTGGCTGCTGGTCGACGAGGCCCACGCGTTCACCGACGGCGTCGCCCGGCGTCCGCTCCGCCGTCTCGTCACACGAGGCCGCCAGCCCGGCGTAAGCTGTGTGCTGGCGACACAGCGACCCAGCGCGGTGCCAGCGACAACCGTCTCCCAGACCGACCTGCTCGTTGCCCACCGACTGACGAGCACGGCGGACATCAACGCCCTACAGGCGGCCCAGCCAACGTATCTCGACGGCGATTTCGCGGCCCGGCTACCGGAGACAATCGGTGACGCGCTCGTCGTCGACGACAGCACCGAATCTGTTCACCACCTGACGGTCCGCGAGCGGCGGACGCCCCATGGTGGTGAGACGCCACGAGCCAGCGCCCTCGAAGCAGACAACGCGAACGAAGGCTCTGCGGGGGATTGTGAACCCCGATGACGCGGCAGGAATTAGACGATCCGCACGATGCCCCAGGCAAGCCCGATTCCGGCCAGCGCACAGGCGAGGTTCCCAACAGCGTTGAGCGCGGCGAGGGCCACGTAGCCGTTCTCCCACAGTCGGACCGTCTCGACCGAAAACGAGGAAAACGTCGTGAAGGAGCCGCACGCACCGACACCGACAAGTAGTGCCGCGTCACCGGTCACACCAGCGAACGTCAACAGTCCCAGAGCGAAGCTCCCGATGGCATTCACCGTGAGCGTCCCGAGCGGGAACGTCTCTCGTTGGACTGCACCCGCCAAATAGTGGCGACAGAGCGCGCCGAGCGCTCCACCGGCCCCGACCAGGTGCGCTGATTCGAGAGCGACCATCAGCGTTCACCCCCGGCGAACAGACGGACGGTTTCACGGCCGACAAGGACGCCGGCAAACCCCAGAGCGTAGCTTCCGACGATGTTCGCGACGGCCCACTCGGGTGTCAGTACGGTCCCCACCGCGAACGTGCTGTAGGTGGTAAATGACGAAATGAAGCCGGTCGACGCGGCCAGCTTCGTTTCACTGGCCAGCGCACCCACCTGCAGCCCCTCGTACACTAGGACGCCGAGCGCGAAACTGCCGCAGACATTGACCAGCAGCGTTCCCTGTAATCCCGGCAAAAAGAGGCCGACAAAGTACCGGAGGTTCGAGCCGGCAAAGCCTCCCAGACCCACGAGGACGATAGTTTCGACCGTTACCAGTGGGTGGGTGTCTGCCATCCTTACTCCCCGAGTATCTCCGCCAGCCGCGCTTCGCCAAGGGTGTCGACGAGTTGTGCGAGTTCGATAACCCGATCTTCGCCGAGTGTTTCAACGAGTTCACGGATCTCTGCTGGGTCGAAGGTCCGGGCAACGTAGCCGAGGTTCTCCACCATCCGCGTCGTTCGGTCTAGTGTCTCTTCGTCGGGACGTAGCGTTAGCGGCCGGTTCGTGAATTTGCCGTTTTCATTGAAGTAACAGAACCGTAACTCGGCGGTGTCGCTGTCGTCCGGGTCGACGACCTGCAAGACACCGTACCCACTGTCCCACTCGTCTAGTTCGACCTCGAGCAGCGTTTCGTAACGGGTCATATGATCTGCTTCCAATCACGCCGACTTATAAGTTGGCATATGCTGAGAGCCACAATCGGAAAAGATTGATATACACAACAAAACAGCAGTATTGACGAAATGGCTAATCTATACTCGCCAACGGCTCTAGCTCGGAATAATATTGGTACAGGTGTTATTCCAGAGCCGATTGTCGGTTCGTTCGTTGTCTGCTGTGTAATACCGCTGTTGTCTGACGTATCAGCCCGTAGTATGGGCGATAATCTGTAGTTTGGTTTTCGGCAATGAAATTATTTTTATATCCTCTCCGACTACGACAAAGCAATGCCAGAATCAAAGCAAGGATCTAGTGTCGCCCATTTCGATGTAACCAACATCGGTGGGATCGACGAGACAACAGTCGATATTCCACCGGGCGTGACGGTGCTGACGGGGAAAAACGCCACAAACCGGACGTCGTTTCTGCAGTCTATTATGGCGGCGATGGGGAGTACGCAGGCCACGCTGAAAGGCGACGCCGACGGAGGGAGCGTTGCCCTCACTTACGGGGATGAGGTGTACGAACGGACGCTCACGCGAGCGGGGGACGCTGTTCAGTTCGACGGCGACGGATATCTTGACGACCCCGAGGTCGCCGACCTGTTCGCGTTCCTCCTCGAAACCAACGAGGCGCGCCGGTCAGTGGCTCGCGGCGACGACCTCCGCGAGATCATCATGCGGCCGGTCGACATCGACGCGATCCGTTCGGAAGTCGAACAGTTGGAAGCGGAGAAAGGCGACATCAACGACGAACTCGCCACGGTCGAGTCCCGCCAACGCGACCTTCCGGATCTCGAACAGCGCCGGACCGAACTCCGCGAGCAGATCGAAGAGAAACGCGAGGAACTGGCCGAGCGGGAAGAAGAGATCGACAACAGCAGTCGAGATATCGAGGAGAGCCGTCAGGAACAGGATGTCCTCGAAGAGAAACTCGACGAACTCCGTTCGACGCGGTCGGACCTCGAATCCGTCCGTCGAGATATCGAGGCACAGGAGGAGAGCATCTCCTCGCTGAAACGCGAACGGTCCGACCTCGAAGACGAGCTGGACGAACTGCCGGAGACGCCGATGGGCGACCAGCAGCACCTCGAAGACGAGATCGCAAGCCTGCGCGACCAGCGCCAGCGGCTGAACAGCGAGATCTCCGATCTCCAGAGCCTCATCCAGTACAACGAGGAACGGCTCGAAGAGGAAGACTACGACGTCATCCAGTCGCTCGAAGACGCGCCCGAGGGTTCAGACGGCGATGTCACGGAACAACTCCTCGAAGGCGAGGACGAGGAATCCGTCGTGTGCTGGACGTGTGGCTCGACGGTCGACCGCGAGCAGATCGAAGACACCGTCGACCGCCTGCAGGACCTCCGCCGGCAGAAGGTCGAGGACCTCAACGACATCAAGTCGGAACTCGACGACCTCAAGACCGACCAGCGCGAGGCCGAAAAGAAGCAGCGCCGTCGCGAGAACGTCGAGCGGAAGATCCGGGAGACCGAAACGGAGATCGAACGCCGCGAAGAGCAGATCACTTCGCTGAAGGAGCGGCGCGAGGAACTGACTGATGACGTCGAGTCGCTGGAAGACGAGGTCGACAACCTCGAATCCGAGGACTTCGACGAGATCCTCTCGCTACACCGGGAGGCGAATCAGCTCGAATTCGAGATCGACAGCCTGGAATCCGACCTTGACGACGTGTCGGCCGAAATCGAAGAGATTGAGGAACTGGTCAATCGGGCCGACGACCTCCGCGAGGAACGCGACGCGCTGGTTGATGAACTCACCGACAAACGGACGAAAATCGATCAGATCGAGGCCAACGCCGTCGACGAGTTCAACGAGCACATGGACGCTATCCTCGGTATTCTGGAGTACGAGAACCTCGAACGCATCTGGATCGAGCGCGTCGAGCAGACCGTCCGCGAAGGACGCCAGAAGGTCGACCGAACGGTGTTCGAGCTCCACATCGTCCGGACCACCGAGAACGGTGCGGCGTACGAGGACACCATCGAGCACCTCAGCGAGAGCGAGCGCGAGGTGACTGGCCTCATCTTCGCCCTTGCGGGCTATCTGGTGCATGACCTCCACGAAAGCGTTCCGTTCATGCTGCTCGACTCGCTGGAAGCCATCGACTCGGCACGAATCGCCGAGCTCGTCGAGTACTTCGCTGACTACGCCGAG includes:
- a CDS encoding archaea-specific SMC-related protein produces the protein MPESKQGSSVAHFDVTNIGGIDETTVDIPPGVTVLTGKNATNRTSFLQSIMAAMGSTQATLKGDADGGSVALTYGDEVYERTLTRAGDAVQFDGDGYLDDPEVADLFAFLLETNEARRSVARGDDLREIIMRPVDIDAIRSEVEQLEAEKGDINDELATVESRQRDLPDLEQRRTELREQIEEKREELAEREEEIDNSSRDIEESRQEQDVLEEKLDELRSTRSDLESVRRDIEAQEESISSLKRERSDLEDELDELPETPMGDQQHLEDEIASLRDQRQRLNSEISDLQSLIQYNEERLEEEDYDVIQSLEDAPEGSDGDVTEQLLEGEDEESVVCWTCGSTVDREQIEDTVDRLQDLRRQKVEDLNDIKSELDDLKTDQREAEKKQRRRENVERKIRETETEIERREEQITSLKERREELTDDVESLEDEVDNLESEDFDEILSLHREANQLEFEIDSLESDLDDVSAEIEEIEELVNRADDLREERDALVDELTDKRTKIDQIEANAVDEFNEHMDAILGILEYENLERIWIERVEQTVREGRQKVDRTVFELHIVRTTENGAAYEDTIEHLSESEREVTGLIFALAGYLVHDLHESVPFMLLDSLEAIDSARIAELVEYFADYAEHLVVALLPEDAQALDNDFNRITSI
- a CDS encoding CrcB family protein, which translates into the protein MADTHPLVTVETIVLVGLGGFAGSNLRYFVGLFLPGLQGTLLVNVCGSFALGVLVYEGLQVGALASETKLAASTGFISSFTTYSTFAVGTVLTPEWAVANIVGSYALGFAGVLVGRETVRLFAGGER
- the crcB gene encoding fluoride efflux transporter CrcB, giving the protein MVALESAHLVGAGGALGALCRHYLAGAVQRETFPLGTLTVNAIGSFALGLLTFAGVTGDAALLVGVGACGSFTTFSSFSVETVRLWENGYVALAALNAVGNLACALAGIGLAWGIVRIV
- a CDS encoding ATP-binding protein, giving the protein MVVIGREEATGATARLGHYRARDGSRGAAVNLDVDRPHVGLVVGKRGSGKTYTLGVLAEGLLAAEGVAPVVVDPMGAFTPLDTADVSATVVDPSVRAGALDPRQWCTVLGLDPERGAGALVWRAASERVTLDGMRSWVADADAVASTARAATNHLALAESWGVFEPSGIETETLCSDCLTVLDVSGLDSRPAGAVLAAVATALYDARMTDRTDRLPWLLVDEAHAFTDGVARRPLRRLVTRGRQPGVSCVLATQRPSAVPATTVSQTDLLVAHRLTSTADINALQAAQPTYLDGDFAARLPETIGDALVVDDSTESVHHLTVRERRTPHGGETPRASALEADNANEGSAGDCEPR